Proteins encoded together in one Acidaminococcus timonensis window:
- a CDS encoding DNA polymerase IV, protein MGSRRIIMHVDMDAFFASVEQLDHPEYRGKPVIVGGLSGRGVVSTCSYEARKFGVHSAMPMTTARRLCPQAIYVQGRYPRYVELSRQIRGIFHAFSPVVEPLSIDEAFLDLTGMEALVGDATTLGEKIKQVIRQQTGLTASVGIAPNKFLAKLASDLQKPDGLVIIHQEEAADFIAPLPLDRVFGLGRRSVAALENLGLRTIGQLAACPVSLLQPVLGKQAQEIRNRARGLDDRPVVPDEQRKSLGKETTFGEDLMGKRACLEALWDLCQQVGWRLRANGLSGYTVTLKIKTARFQLITRSRTVEEPVQLDEELREQIRLLADQVSWREPVRLLGVSVSHLTQGGSVALDLDGSGRERKRAQVLDALKQRFGEGIIHKGKSLER, encoded by the coding sequence ATGGGCAGCAGGCGGATCATCATGCATGTGGACATGGATGCATTCTTTGCATCGGTGGAACAGCTGGACCATCCGGAATACCGGGGCAAGCCTGTGATCGTGGGCGGTCTGTCCGGCCGGGGCGTGGTCTCCACCTGTTCCTATGAGGCCCGGAAGTTCGGAGTCCACTCGGCCATGCCCATGACCACCGCCCGGCGGTTGTGTCCCCAGGCCATCTATGTGCAGGGACGGTATCCCCGGTATGTGGAACTGTCCCGGCAAATCCGGGGCATCTTCCATGCTTTTTCTCCGGTGGTGGAGCCTTTGTCCATTGACGAAGCTTTTCTGGATCTCACCGGGATGGAAGCCCTGGTGGGGGACGCAACCACCCTGGGAGAAAAAATCAAACAGGTGATCCGGCAGCAGACGGGTCTGACGGCCTCCGTGGGAATCGCTCCCAATAAATTCCTGGCCAAGCTGGCCAGTGACCTCCAGAAACCGGACGGGCTGGTGATCATCCACCAGGAGGAGGCGGCGGATTTCATCGCTCCCCTGCCCCTTGACCGGGTGTTCGGCCTGGGCCGGCGGTCCGTGGCGGCCCTGGAGAATCTGGGGCTGCGGACCATCGGCCAGCTGGCAGCCTGTCCGGTGAGCCTGCTGCAACCCGTTCTGGGCAAACAGGCCCAGGAGATCCGCAACCGGGCCCGGGGGCTGGATGACCGCCCGGTGGTGCCTGATGAACAGCGGAAATCCCTGGGCAAGGAAACCACCTTCGGGGAAGACCTGATGGGGAAAAGAGCCTGCCTGGAAGCCCTGTGGGACCTGTGCCAGCAGGTGGGCTGGCGGCTGCGGGCCAATGGCCTCAGCGGGTATACGGTGACCCTGAAGATCAAGACGGCCCGGTTCCAGCTGATCACCCGCAGCCGGACTGTGGAGGAACCGGTGCAGCTGGACGAGGAGCTGCGGGAGCAGATCCGCCTGCTGGCGGACCAGGTAAGCTGGCGGGAACCGGTACGGCTCCTGGGAGTCAGCGTCAGCCACCTGACACAGGGTGGCAGTGTGGCCCTGGATCTGGATGGCAGCGGCAGGGAACGGAAGCGGGCCCAGGTCCTGGACGCATTGAAACAGCGATTCGGGGAAGGCATCATCCATAAAGGGAAGAGCCTGGAACGATAA